Proteins from one Triticum aestivum cultivar Chinese Spring chromosome 7A, IWGSC CS RefSeq v2.1, whole genome shotgun sequence genomic window:
- the LOC123154578 gene encoding glucose-6-phosphate/phosphate translocator 2, chloroplastic, with amino-acid sequence MIPAVKLSPAAFSVTNQRSKSAFVPSVSILNMKKFASCSLRPLYLTWLDDPHTSELKPRRQLLDFRCAASAADDKESKAEVLPASSEAAQKLKISIYFATWWALNVIFNIYNKKVLNAFPYPWLTSTLSLACGSAMMLFSWVTCLVEAPKTDLDFWKALFPVAVAHTIGHVAATVSMSKVAVSFTHIIKSAEPAFSVLVSRFILGESFPMPVYLSLLPIIGGCGLAAATELNFNMIGFMGAMISNLAFVFRNIFSKRGMKGKSVSGMNYYACLSIMSLVILTPFAIAMEGPQMWATGWQKALADVGPNVLWWIGAQSVFYHLYNQVSYMSLDQISPLTFSIGNTMKRISVIVSSIIIFRTPVRPVNALGAAIAIFGTFLYSQAKQ; translated from the exons ATGATACCTGCTGTGAAGCTCTCTCCGGCCGCCTTCTCTGTCACCAATCAACGGTCTAAATCAGCTTTTGTTCCGTCGGTGTCCATTCTCAACATGAAAAAATTTGCGTCCTGCTCCCTTAGACCACTCTACCTCACATGGCTAGATGACCCACACACTTCCGAGCTGAAGCCTCGGAGGCAGCTGCTTGACTTCCGGTGTGCAGCTTCAGCGGCTGATGACAAGGAGTCAAAGGCTGAGGTGTTGCCAGCCAGCTCAGAAGCAGCACAAAAGTTGAAGATTTCAATCTATTTTGCGACTTGGTGGGCGCTTAATGTAATCTTTAACATCTATAACAAGAAGGTTCTCAATGCTTTCCCGTATCCCTGGCTCACCTCCACACTATCCCTCGCCTGCGGCTCAGCGATGATGCTCTTCTCATGGGTCACCTGCCTAGTTGAGGCCCCCAAGACTGACTTGGATTTCTGGAAAGCACTTTTCCCG GTTGCTGTGGCTCATACAATTGGACATGTTGCTGCCACAGTGAGCATGTCAAAGGTGGCAGTGTCATTCACACACATTATCAAGAGTGCTGAGCCTGCATTCAGTGTTTTGGTGTCAAGGTTCATTCTCGGAGAGTCATTTCCGATGCCTGTATATCTTTCTCTTCTCCCGATCATTGGTGGTTGTGGTCTAGCTGCTGCGACAGAGCTGAACTTTAATATGATTG GATTTATGGGTGCCATGATATCGAACCTTGCATTTGTTTTCCGCAACATCTTTTCGAAGCGGGGCATGAAAGGGAAGTCTGTCAGTGGCATGAATTACTACGCTTGCCTTTCAATTATGTCCCTGGTCATACTCACACCATTTGCTATTGCTATGGAAGGCCCCCAAATGTGGGCCACTGGATGGCAAAAGGCTCTTGCAGATGTTGGCCCCAACGTTCTCTG GTGGATTGGTGCACAGAGCGTTTTCTACCACTTGTATAACCAGGTGTCCTACATGTCTTTGGACCAGATTTCTCCATTGACGTTTAGCATTGGCAATACAATGAAGCGCATATCAGTTATTGTTTCGTCAATCATTATCTTCCGTACACCTGTCCGCCCTGTAAATGCACTAGGAGCTGCCATTGCCATCTTTGGCACATTCCTGTACTCTCAG GCAAAGCAGTGA